AAAAAGTATATAAGCTTCTTACAACCGGACGTACTCGTGGAATCTTCCAAATAGAGTCCTCCGGGATGAAAGATGTTCTTAATAAGCTTCAGCCGACCCAATTTGAAGACCTCATTGCTCTTCTTGCACTATACCGCCCAGGTCCTCTGGACAGCGGAATGGTAGATGACTTTATTAAACGGAAGCACGGCAAGCAGAAAATACAGTTTCCACTTGAAGAACTAAAAGAAATACTAAACGACACCTACGGTCTGTTTGTTTACCAAGAGCAGATAATGCAAACGGCTAGCGCTGTTGCTGAATATAGCCTCGGAGAAGCTGATTTACTACGCCGAGCCATGGGTAAAAAGAAGCCTGAAGAGATGAAGGCTCAAAGAGACCGTTTCCTTAAAGGCGCTAAGCAAAAAGGTATTAGTGATAAAAAGGCAAAAGAGCTATTTGATACTATGGAGAAATTTGCCGAGTATTCATTTAATAAAAGTCACAGCACAGCCTACGCACTAATCACCTATCAGACTGCGTATCTGAAAGCTCATTTTCCCGCTGAGTTTATGGCTGCTCTTCTATCTGTTGAAACCGGAAATACGGATAAAGTTATTGCCAGCATCACCGAGTGCAAGCAAATGGGAATTCCTGTTCTTGCTCCTGATGTAAATGAGAGTATGGCTGGTTTTACTGCTTCGAATGGAAAGATTAGATTTGGTCTTGCCGGTATTAAAAATGTTGGGGGCAGCACAGTTGAAGCAATTATAGATGCTAGAGAGCAAGAAGGCGCATTTGAGAGCATATTCAATTTTTGCGAGCGTGTGGAGGGACGAAGACTCAATAGACGCACCTTCGAAAGCCTAATTAAAAGCGGAGCGTTCGACTCCCTGGGGTGTCACAGAGCTTGCCTAATTGAGTCTGTTGAAACGCTTCTGAGTTTTATCTCGATTAAACAAAAAAGCTCATCAGACGGGCAACACTCACTATTTGCATCAAATGATTCAATAGCAATGCCAAGTTTGTCGGACGTGGATGAGTGGCATGAAAATGAAGTGCTGGCTAGTGAAATGGAAGTTTTAGGATTTTATGTAACCAGCCACCCGATGGCCAAGTATGCCTCTGAGATGAATGGACTGAGCAGGCTTGATACAGAAGCACTATTTGAAATAAAAGAAAAAAGAGAAGTAAGCATAGCAGGTGTCGTGAGATCAATTGTGATTAAAAACACCAAAAGCGGATCGGGCATATTTGGCAACCTAGTGCTTGAAGATATGAAAGGATCTGTTGAAGTGGTTATTTTTGACAAGCTTCTACGAAAAACCCGTGATCTATTAGAGGGAAGGGTTGAGCCAATAGTAATTAAGGGCATGCTGGAGCCAAATGAGGACCAGGTGAAACTCAGAGCCCTTGATATCATATCGCTCAAGAGCGTAAGAAACGGCTCAACAGTTCACATAAGCTTTGATAAAGAATCCTCGACGCGAGACTACTTTGAGAAACTAAAGGATATATTGGACAAATACCCCGGCAGTGCTCAGGTCCAAGTACACATAAATACAAATGATGGAGAATCAGTTCTTGAAGTTGGTGATTATCAGGTAGATGTTCAGGATAAATTTATATATGATGTAGAAAAGCTTTTAGGTGAGGGAGCGCTTAGGTTAATTTAGCTATTATTTAGGGTAATTCTCTTGGATTACATTTTTTACTTTCTCTGGGTCATTTGTAATAACAAAAACCTCTTGAACTGATGTGCCGCTTCTGGCAATAAGCTTTGCGCCGCTGACGGTACTGTACTGATAGCTTACGATCAAATTCTCACCCGGTGTTTTCCCTACCTTGATACGACCTGGGAT
The sequence above is a segment of the Thermodesulfobacteriota bacterium genome. Coding sequences within it:
- a CDS encoding DUF2103 domain-containing protein codes for the protein IPGRIKVGKTPGENLIVSYQYSTVSGAKLIARSGTSVQEVFVITNDPEKVKNVIQENYPK